From the Onychostoma macrolepis isolate SWU-2019 chromosome 13, ASM1243209v1, whole genome shotgun sequence genome, the window GAGTAGCCTAATTTTTAACTTCTGAAAGATTTTAATGCCCATCAAAGGCATAACataggaataaaaaaaatgacagtagAAGATTCTAACCtaaaaaaatgtgcatttatgtAGATTTGACTGAAGTGATGCTTGATCTCACAGATATCAGATTGCTGTGATTATCCTGATCTACTTGCTCCCTCTGCTGGTGATGTTGGTGACCTACAGCCTGGTTGGACGGAGGCTGTGGGGCAGCGAGATCCCTGGAGAAGCATCAAACCACTACCAGAACCAGATGCAAGCGAAACGCAAGGTTAGGGATGCTAGTATTTACTtgtgtaattttgttatttattccaGTTTCTCTACATAATCGCCTACCTTATGCTATGTGCCCACATGCACACTCAGATGAAGACAGTTGTCATGTTTCTAAACTCTAAATAGATACCCATCATTGGTAgctacatctgaaaaaaaaaaaaaaaagtgtattatcATGAGCAAATGTAGTTAAGTTCTATAAAATCTTAAAGAATCAATGACAAAAACCTTCCCTGGGGACAGAATGCTTTTCTTCTTGCAGAACAGAAAATGAGCTTTTTTCATTCCTttcacatttttctttcttgtgtCCTTCATAATAATAAGCCTGTCCAGAGAGATTTTTCATTGGTGGAAGCAGCTATTTATGGTTTTGGATTATAGTTCTTTGTGTTCATGCcatttttgcaatttaataaaGGTTGTGAAGATGATGATAGTGGTGGTGACGACCTTTGCAATATGTTGGCTTCCCTACCACATCTACTTCATCCTGGGGAGCTTCAACAGAGACATATACAAGCAGCACTACATCCAGCAGGTCTATTTGTCCATCTTCTGGCTGGCCATGAGTTCCACTATGTACAACCCCATCATTTACTGCTGTCTAAACCAAAGGTAAACATTACATCACAGGAAGGAGAAAAAATTAGATGTAAACACATTAACATGGATATTTAGTGCAGCATTTGCACTGATGTCAGTTTATCTAGTGATCCATAAAGTTTTATATCAATACTATTATCGttattttttcttcaggaaGTCCCATTCTTAATGCACAGGAAGTTAACATCTAGCATCTGCTGTCCTTCTTTAGATTCCGCTCAGGCTTTCGCAAAGCATTCCAGTGGTGCCCCCTCGTCAAGATTTCTGAGGAGGACAACATGGAGCTGCAGCACATGAGAACCTTCCACATGAGACGCAGTTATCGCACTGAGACCACCAGCATGGTGGTCCGTAATCATGCAAGCGAACCGGAAGACACCACATCCAAATTAATCAAAGCCTGAATTCTACAACATTTCAGTGATGAGGGTGATAAACATCCCTGTTGGCGATTATTAAAATCAAGCACGACCATACTTACACTTAATACCTCACAACAGATTTAGATTTTCCCTCTTATTGTTCTCTATTGTGGATTCAGCGGGCTTTACAGGTGGAGTTTTCATCTACTCCTATGGCATAAGCACCAAGCCTTATTTGTTTCTGTGTTGCTGCTTGAAGTACTAGTCCTAGTATGTGTATAGATCAGGTCATACTGCATgttctgttcaaaggtttggggtcagaaagttttttttttcaagaaatgaatgcatatattcagaaaaatagcaataaaggcatttataaaaatatttcaaataattactaatcttttgaactttctattcatcaaataatcctgaaaaatgtatgtttccacaaaaatattaagtagcacaattgttttcaacattgataataataagaaatgtttcctgagcaccaatccatgcatattagaatgatttctgaaggatcaagtgacTCTGTAGACTGGAGTTATAGATGCTAAAAATTTagctttacagtttttttattgcattttggatcaaataaatgcagcctggctGAGCATAGGAGGCTTTCaagaatataaataaacatattactgaccctaaacctgAACAACAGTTAACCATGTTAATTCATGCACCACTACTGAGCAATGAATGTTTTAAGCAGTAAATATTGGTTAAATGTCAAGTGGCAtctctaaatgtaaaaacaaaaccgCAAAATCAGCATTAAATTGGTCAGAGCATCTGTACCCAAAGAGTATGGATTGCTTGAGATATATTCAGTCCAGTGTAAGCAGTATGATGACTGTTGGGTTGATTTGACAGTGTTGGAAACAGAGAGACAAAATTAGGTGGGAAATATGTGTTGCCTAATTATGTATAGTGGTCGAAGATATCATGTATATAagctaaaatataaacaaaaccaaacagttgtaattgtactgtaaatagGCAAGCAAGCTTACATTTCAGTGGTACTCAATGTTTACAGCatgcattatatttaatatatatctgCATGTACTTCCATACGTTTGACTGATTAAAGAGAATTAAGTATGTTTGCCTTAGTTTTAGCCCTGAGATATTTAATTtcaaagttaatgtttttttttccctaaaatGTTATAATTCTAAATTATAAATTTCTAAAATGTAGCTGAGTAATAATTAAGCTGTATGTTTTCTATATACAACTATTTTGTTTGTTATGCTGTCACATATAATGGCAGTGGGTAATGCACAattgatatttttattgattttgtttgtttttcttttgcatgAGTGCCTAGGATCTGTTTAATTGTATGAATGTATGAAATCTGAGTAAAAGATATCGTACAGTTAATGCGTTACTAGTGCATTACATTACTAGAGTTTGgtcaaatacaaaaatgtaaaacagaacAGAGGGATTGGGATGTACCCAAATATGACAACCGAACAGGaatacaaagaaaaagaaaaaagaaaaaaaagagtaagtacacagtagccataaaaaataagacaaataatCTGACTACTTCACCTTGAAGCTTCTGATCAATCGGGCTCACATTTGGCTCCATTAAGATAAAgtttaaatctttatttatttgtgatttttgtgATATCAGTGGCCCATTTAATGTCTAagtgtgtaaataaaaatactgcaagacaattttaaaaatcaataataaaataaccagCATTTTCACTATAACATTAAGAAATGTGATTGGAGgatcattttaaaattgaacCATTTTGTTCAGGCATGCTTTTTCCGCATCACCTGACAAATCAACTGTCAATACATTCATTTGAGATAGATATAATAGGACTTTCTTTTATGGCACAATCACATaggaaaaaaatttaataaataaatacgctACTGTGTTTGGGCAACCGCGAAGGACACCACAGAACACAAATTGAGgtgatcaaaatatttttatgggtTTCTCCTATATAGGTTTTTCCAGGAACATCTATTTATATAGCGCAACTATGAAATAGTACAAAATCAGTAGATACTAGACCTCAGTTACCAAATAAGGCATGCATTCATCAGAAGATCTCTGAGCCACTACACAGATTCACTCACATCAACTACACTCACAAATAACCAGCCAGGGCACACAGAAGGACATTTACTGGGAATCAGTATCGATAACTCGCAGAtctgcatacacacacagcaaAAAGCTGACAAAAGCAATACGCATGATACAATTCGCTAAATTCTTCGGGAATGAGAGGGTAAGACTATTTCAGAGAAAGTGGATATGCAAAGGCAATAGgcttcctgtccttgttcattTGTACAGCGACCAGTATAAGGGGCTTGAATTATCAGGAAGGCAGCTGTGACTGCGAGACTGAATTTGCACATCTTCTTCACTTCAACTGTGACCAATGAGGAGGCTGTTATGGTTAGCGAATGTTCCTCAGATGTTTTGCAATATTCACACCACAAACTGCCACACAGAGAAATGACAATATACTGAGGTTTGGAACTAGCTTGGCATAATCGCAACAAAATACCTTCTTCCCCTCAGGTATCCATTTCCTGTCACGTCTaccatcaaatataaaaataaaataaataatatcttCATATACTTGGTCAAATATCTTAACTTTAATGTTTGTAATGTGTTTACATTTCTTCCCTTTTTCCAATATACATCCATAAATACTTTAACAACAGTTTAACATCTTTATATAGTTTGGGTGGACACAGATAGACCAACCCCTAATAACACACAAAGACATACACAGAGAAAGGCTGACGGGAACATGTAGGAGTGAGATAAGAAGCAAAGGGGTCAAATCACAGCTCTGGGCATGAGCAGAAGGATGTGCCGGATCGTGGTGGATGACAGCTGAGTCACAGCTGCGAGTGGAAATGTATACGCTCTGCGAGAGAGCTAGAGAAGGAGCTGAGGGCTTGTTCGACGGAGGGTTCAGCTCTTTTGTTCTTGCTGGCGGAGGCGGCAGCCAACAGCAGTGATCAAGGCGGCGCCTTTCCCGCTTCCATCTTCTGAGAGCAAGAAGTTGACGTTGCATTTGGGGGCGAGCTCATTCACAGTCTGATGCATTATCCGTGAGAAACTGAAAAGAGAGGCACAAGTCAGGTACCACATTTACGCACTGTAGCTATAAATACaatcaaaaatgcatttattttgcatgtaCTTACTGTGGATGGAGCTTATACAGAGTGCCATCCACCCCAACGGTGATATCCAGATGGTCCAGACCACGGTTCTCTCGGATTTTGTCTACAACAGCGGCCATTCCTGCTCCACAGAGCTGGGCAGCCCGGCGGGAAACAGCTCCACACACTTCCTTGACAATAATACTGTCGTCGCATGTGCTGTCCAGGCCCAGATGCTGCAGAATGGACCTGACCTGCAGTAGCGCCAAACGGTCACTAGAGGGAAGAAACAACCATTAAGCaatttgaaatgtttctaaACAGGATGTATTTAGGCATTTCAGTCTCTCTGGTTTTTGTGATGAAATATGGAAATGTCATTTAACTAGTACCTCTCGATTTGGGAAAGGAACTTGGTTTCAAAGATGCCCCTGGTCTTTAGGGTCTCAGAGATCTGTCCTCTGAAGAGGAAGCCACGCTTTGTCAAGTCAATCAGGATGTTCCGTACAATCTCACCCAGGTACATGCCACTGCACATCTTCTCATAcctaaaagtgaaaaaaaaaaaacttttttagaTCTAGAGTTTAGTTTAGATCTTTAATATgccaaaacattatttaaaaaaaatgaaatattgcacaccatcattcaaaagttatggattgaaaagattttttaaatcattttataagaagtctcttatgcacaccataatgctacatttatttaataaaaacagaacagaaactataatgttaataaatagtaatattgtgaaatattattacaatttaaaagaattgttaaaaaaaatgggcagtaagactgtaaatatTGATAGTATCTGCATTTACATTCTTAAATAATGGTAGCAAACAGTAGATTCATCATCTTTCTGATTCTTCAAGACTTGCTTTCTTACTTTAAAACATTTGCATCAAtctattttcacttttttcttttcttcacatTCGACTAGGTAAAACTGCTCACTTTTGTTTGCCGGCATTGAGGGAGAGATCATCCACAGCATTATCATACTGAGTCCTGATGTCATCCAGGCAGCCATTATCTCCAAACGCTCCCCACTCCATGTTCACACACATCCTGCCATCCACTCCATCGACCGTCTCAATGTTTCGCATTTCCTCCACGTAGCAGGCATTGCTACCCGTTCCTAAAATCACACATATGAATATCTTAGCATGTTCACTTAACTCAAATGTGTATATAAGACTCTTTAAAATGTAGCGgtacaattttattatttgtcacATTTGatatattgaataatatttcattatacattgtattgtatttacCTGCAATTAGCCCAACCTCACATGTGGGTTCCTCATATGCGCAGGTCATCATTGTACCCACTGTGTCATTCACTATGGCTACAACATCCAAATCAAACTCCTGTACATAATATAGCATATACACAACATTCGTCACACAAGGATcaagatttaaaaatgaattactcTATAAAATCTTGTATCGTATTGTCACATTTATGATGGTATGCCATAACTCACCTCTCTCCTTTTGATCGCATCTCTCAGGAGGCCGACAACATCTTCTCCTTCACAGTCTGTGGCTTTAAAGCCCTTTGTCCAAGTTACCAGAATTCCCTGTATTCATCAAAGTATGATAAATCATCAGGATTTCATTCAATAGATAAGCAAATGAAGTTGAAAAAGCAAACAAGGCAGCTCACCGCATCCAGACTAGTTTGTCTGCAGGGGAAGGAAAAGGTAAAGCCCAGAGGCAGGCGGGCGTTCTTCATACCCATATAATCCAGGAAGTCAGATATGCAGTACACAATGTGATCAAATAGCTGCAGGTGGTGTGGaacagaaattaaaataatttagtgTTGAAATGTTGCTTTTATTTAGAGATAAAAAATTGTTATTAACCATTAAGTAgtcattaattaataaaacaacacatCCTATATCATAGcataatactgtatgtacactactattcaaaactttggggtcagtaattattattttttttttcaaatctcttatgctcaacaatgttgtattaattttttaagtttcccatttaaaaaaataaaataaaattcctcTGATTCCTCactactccagttttcagtgtctcaagatcctttagaaatcattatgATATGCTTATTTTGagctcaaaaatatttattataatcagattaacatttgacatttttcaggattctctgatgaatagaaagctattTTTAGTGGAATATTTTAGGTTGTGTACAACTATATAAAAGATGCTTTTTGTGTAAGTCTAGTCTTTTAATGATGTGCAAATATATCACAATGACCACACACACCTCTTCTCCGGTTCCTTGCATTACTTCAATGGGAATGGCGTAGATTTTATTATGCATCTCCACAGTTCGTCTCTTGCCGCTGCGAATCTTTACCAAAAGCACCCTGAAGTTTGTACCTCCAAGATCCAGAGCTAAAAAGTCACCATTTTCTATATAAAggagaaaatacagaaatacagagAAGTCATGAATCCTGCagcatacaaaaatgtattaaataatgcCAAATTTATCCAATATAATTTGCCATCGTTTAATTTTATTGCTCTATTTGTGAATTCAGATGGTTTTTAATTCTAAGCACATTTGCaaagtatttatatttgttggATGGTGAAAACACATCGGCATGCACTATTCTTAACTGAGCTGCATATTAAAACTCTTCACCTTAAATCACCATCAGGGAAACAAAACAATGTCATGTGCTTGTATTGAGTAAGCCTAGGATTATACAATGATGCAATTCAACAGGGATAAAGAGAATTTCATTTACTCATAGCAGAGGAGCAGGCAGATTTTAGACATGATGCATGAATGCATTTTGCTAAATGTAATTATGACACTGCATTTTTAGTGAAGGAATGGAAGATTATGTCTGAGGGATCATTGCCCATATAGGATTCTTTGCCTATTTTTTAGGAAAATACACTCTATAGCTGTACATCTTTTACCTGTTCCATCAGGGGTGCTCCGCACATAAGTGGGTAGCATCCTGACGGTGGCCGTGCTTTGGGTGTTCTTGCTCAGTCCATTCTGGATCTCAGTTCTCATTCTCTTTTTCACCTCCAGCAGCTGTTCTTTGGTCAACCGGAACTCTGCCAGCGTCTCGGCAATCTGACGTGTCTGATCGGCCAACCGGGAAGCCCAGGCAGTTACCATTGCAGCTCCTTTGCCACTTCCACTCTCAGAGAGCAAGAAGCGAACATCAGACTCCGGCACCAGACGACGCACAGTTTTGTGCAACCGGCGGGCATACCTGGCAGAAACAGAGGGTTGTGGATTCAAATGTCAGTTTGTGTAGTGTGTATTACTAATTATACTACAGGGTTGTTGAATGcgtgaatctgattggctgaccaACGTTCTAaggcaggcatcctcaaatctggcccactcctgcagagtttagctctaaccctaatcaaacacacctgaggagcatgctaatcagagtcttcaagatcattagaaaatcacaggtaggtgagtttgatcagggttggagctaaactctgcagcagattggccctccagggaaagatctGAGGAACCctgttctaaggtgtgcaattattttcagggaaacgcacggcgaacgtagttccaggcagctcttgaccgcattacatgaccatatcacttcgccaaatgatttattttatttcaaaggtcttacaacagcaaaataaccaaaatccacaacgacactggccaaacaaataaatatagtaaacaaaagaataaaaacgacagatcatgtccatgttttgccacaaaattacactttattatgtacggaaggaaagcacatactctatctctccctcacaga encodes:
- the hk1 gene encoding hexokinase-1 isoform X1; amino-acid sequence: MIAAQLLAYYFTELKDDQVKKIDKYLYAMRFSDETLRDIMARFRREMENGLGRDTNPTATVKMLPTFVRSIPDGSEKGDFIALDLGGSNFRILRVKVSHEKKQTVQMESQIYETPEDIIHGSGSRLFDHVAECLGDFMEKQKIKDKKLPMGFTFSFPCAHSKLDEAVLLTWTKRFKASGVEGMDVVKLLNKAIKKRGDYDADIMAVVNDTVGTMMTCGFDDQRCEVGIIIGTGTNACYMEELRHIDLVEGDEGRMCINTEWGAFGDDGTLEDIRTEFDREIDRGSPNPGKQLFEKMVSGMYMGELVRLILVKMAKEGLLFEGRITPELLTKGKFETKHVSAIEKSKEGLTKAKEILTRLGVEPSEDDCIAVQHVCAIVSFRSANLIAATLGAILTRLKDNKNSPRLRTTVGIDGSLYKMHPQYARRLHKTVRRLVPESDVRFLLSESGSGKGAAMVTAWASRLADQTRQIAETLAEFRLTKEQLLEVKKRMRTEIQNGLSKNTQSTATVRMLPTYVRSTPDGTENGDFLALDLGGTNFRVLLVKIRSGKRRTVEMHNKIYAIPIEVMQGTGEELFDHIVYCISDFLDYMGMKNARLPLGFTFSFPCRQTSLDAGILVTWTKGFKATDCEGEDVVGLLRDAIKRREEFDLDVVAIVNDTVGTMMTCAYEEPTCEVGLIAGTGSNACYVEEMRNIETVDGVDGRMCVNMEWGAFGDNGCLDDIRTQYDNAVDDLSLNAGKQKYEKMCSGMYLGEIVRNILIDLTKRGFLFRGQISETLKTRGIFETKFLSQIESDRLALLQVRSILQHLGLDSTCDDSIIVKEVCGAVSRRAAQLCGAGMAAVVDKIRENRGLDHLDITVGVDGTLYKLHPHFSRIMHQTVNELAPKCNVNFLLSEDGSGKGAALITAVGCRLRQQEQKS
- the hk1 gene encoding hexokinase-1 isoform X2 gives rise to the protein MVTAWASRLADQTRQIAETLAEFRLTKEQLLEVKKRMRTEIQNGLSKNTQSTATVRMLPTYVRSTPDGTENGDFLALDLGGTNFRVLLVKIRSGKRRTVEMHNKIYAIPIEVMQGTGEELFDHIVYCISDFLDYMGMKNARLPLGFTFSFPCRQTSLDAGILVTWTKGFKATDCEGEDVVGLLRDAIKRREEFDLDVVAIVNDTVGTMMTCAYEEPTCEVGLIAGTGSNACYVEEMRNIETVDGVDGRMCVNMEWGAFGDNGCLDDIRTQYDNAVDDLSLNAGKQKYEKMCSGMYLGEIVRNILIDLTKRGFLFRGQISETLKTRGIFETKFLSQIESDRLALLQVRSILQHLGLDSTCDDSIIVKEVCGAVSRRAAQLCGAGMAAVVDKIRENRGLDHLDITVGVDGTLYKLHPHFSRIMHQTVNELAPKCNVNFLLSEDGSGKGAALITAVGCRLRQQEQKS